The DNA region AGGAGCCTGACCTGAAGCGGGCCCTGGGAATGAACGCGAACCATGACGGCATCGACGGAGCCCGGAAGGCTCCCTAACCCGGAGGACGGACCCCACAGTTCTAATTGTCGCCAACCATCAATTCTAATTGACGTCAGACACCCCTGCTGCGACAGAGAGGCGGCATAATGCCCTGCGGCAGTGATCGCCAAGAGCTGATCCCCACTTGAGAGCTTGAAAAACAACACCCTCGTCGCCTCCCTCTCCAACTTCTTGCCGTTCCGATGTGGGTAGATCCGCCAAAACTCATCAAACAACGCCTGCACCACTACCGCTGACTGTTTCCCTATCGCTGGTACCGCCTTCACAACCGCGCGCTGTTCAATTGACTGTTCATCTGACTGTTCAGATGAAGATTTGGGTGCATGTGGTGCACCCTCCCCCCGCACCTGGTGCACCCTCCCCGGTGCATGTGGTGCACCCTCCCCCCGCACCTGGTGCACCCCTATGGGTGCATCTGCTGCACCCTCCCCACAAGCTGTAGTGGGTCGCTCGGCGCCGACATTCAGACGATAGAGATTACTATCCTGTCTCAGCGAGGCCTTAAAACGAGGGGAGACGGAGATCAATTGCTCCTCGACCAGACGCCGGAGCGCCACCTGAATGGCCCGCGTTTTCCAGCCAGTGCGCCGCTCTAAATCTCCAATGCCTGGCCAGCAGTAGCCGTCCTCATCGGACCGATTCGCCAACGCCACCAACACGCTTTTCGGACAGGGCGGCAAGTCCACAGTAAACGCCCATGTCATGGCTTCCACGCTCATAGGTGAACTCCATCTTTAACTATCAAATTCAGTTGTTCTAATTTCCTGGACAACTGACCCCTCACCATCCCGGCAGCAAGGCTGCCACTTTGCCGGTCTTGTAGGCCTCTGCGATCAGAGGCCGGGCATGCTCCGCCACCGTCTGGCCATCCGGCATCACAATATGAGCCATGAATTCATCCTCGAACCCGACAATGCCACTCTGTACCGCCTCCAGTTTCGCCTTCACCACGAGCGCCAGCGCCCGCCAGAGCCGTCGCAACTCCTGCTCCCAGGCCTTCACCGCCTCGCCCTGCGTGCGAGGCTTCCAGTCGTACCTAGCCTGATGCGTGAACCTCTTCTCAGTCTTGTCCGGGATCGGCAAGACGAAGCGCACATAGCGCCCGTTCGCCCGGAACTGGATCCGGGCTTCCGACTCCGCCCATCCGGACACGAACTGATCCGCCCCATAGCGCGTCAACATCCCCTCGATCTCCGCCTTCGACCGCTCCACCGGGACGCTGGTGCCTTCCGCAAAGCTCATCGCATCCTCCTCATGGCTCAATTCCTTCTTTCCACTTAAAATGCAACTTCGCCTTATCAGTCCATTCATCACCGCACAGGCCCCTCACTGCCCGCTCCAGGCAGTACTGTTTGCTGGCTGCCAAATCGGTAATCAGCCCCATCAGGAGATCCTCAAGAACAGGATCAATGGCAGCCCTTACTTGCTTCTCAACCAGGTCCATCTCGCCACTCCATTCATCCACCTCAACCGATCCAACAACGGCCCCGCCGCCACTGCGAGGGGCAAGCCAGGGATGCGCCGGTCGATCGAGGTATTAGTCACCATCACTCTCCCCTTTCAGCCACCGCACAAACCAAATGCCCAACAGAATGCACACCACCACGCCGAGCTCGGGCCAGCCGATCATGCTGGCACCATTGGAAACTCCCGCACGCGCAGATCCGCGGGCCACTCGGCCATGTCTCCGCCCTTCTTGTCCTTCGTGTGAATCCAGCCGCAGTCGTCCATGATCGCCGTGGCATTGTTCGCATACCACTCCTTGGCAGTACGGCTCCCCTCGACCACACACGGCCGTGCCCCCAGCTGCTTCACAAACACCGGCACTCCCGACGCTTGGCATTGGTCCTTGATCGACCGAATCCACGTTACGTTACAAGGCCTGGCGCGAGGCCCACTCTCGCCACCGACGACGACCCAATTCAGATGCCACGGCGTTTCAGGCCGACAACCACCAGTCAAGGCGTCAAGATGAATACCCTTCGCTTCAGGATCGAGCACGGCCCCATCGATGCGCGTCAGATCCACAGGCCCCAGCAATGGCTCGGCCGACACGAACCGCACTGCGGCTGGCGTCTCCAGGAGAATCGGAATGCGCTCATCGGCCGTCGCTTGGTCCTCGACGGAGACGCCAAGATGGACGTTCGGAAGCGGCCATGGACGAGTCGTAACCTTTTGATGATCGAAGGTGGGCATCTTGCCAAGCATTGACCAGGATTCACCTCGCACGGCTTGCCCTAAAGTGTTCAGCGAGAGCCAGTCCTGCATCCTATTCGGTCGCTTGGTCAGAATTTGATAGGTATGTTGAGGCGTGAGCGCCATGACGGCGAATACTTTTACGAGGAATTCGTGCGGAACATCCCGATGAAACAGATCGCTCATCGAGTTCACGAAGATCTTGCGCGGGTTCCGCCAATGCAACGGCTGGAGGAGCGCATCAGGCACCAGCCGGATCTCTCCCGTCCACCGTGCCCCCTGCGGGCCGAGCTCCGTCAGACCGTCGTAGGCTTGATCTGGTCCACTGAACCGGTGCGCCTGCTTCATCGCGTAGCAGTTCGTGCAGCCCGCGCTCACCATCGAACAGCCACGCACGGGATTCCAGGTTTTGTCGGTCCATTCGATCGAGGTTGCGGTGCTCATACCGACTCCTGCATCAGGTGCTGCGCCTCGTCCATCCGTTCCTTCTTCTGCCGTCGATACTCGGTGAAATAATCCAGATGTCGCTGGCAATAGTGATGTCCCGCTTTCGCATCGTCTTTACAGTTCGAGCACGGTCGTCGGCGGCCCTGCCTCGGCTCCTCCGGCGCGCGCAGGACCACCAGAGGCCTCGCCCCACAATTCATGCAACGCACATCGCCAAAGTCATCCACGACCAGCCCCTGGCATCTCTCGCAGATCATGCCATCCCCTTCAGCATGGCCATCGCCTCACCCACCGCCGCCAGGTGCGCAGGACTGCCCTTGTACCGGTGATAGCCCAGCATCAGCCGCCGGCGCAGCTCGACCGGCAAGTGCGACCAATGGAACGCGCAGGCGAGCTGCGAATCTTTGCGACTCTCCGGACAGGTCGTCACGGAACAGGGTTTCATCGAGATCCGCCTCTCGCCACGTTGGTTTTCGAAAAGCGTGCACCCTTCAGTTTCGCCAGCGTCAGGATGACGGGCTTGACCTCCGGAGACGCCTGGTCGTAGTTCGGTCCGCGATGGCCGTTGAGAAAGGGAAGCAGACTGCGCGGGATCGGGTTCCAGTTCGACGGGTCGGTATTGAGGCGATTCCCGTCGAGGCTTTTCAGCACATGGCCATCAGGGACGGGACCATGCTGCTGTTCCCACAGATGCCGATGCTTCAACACGTAGCGACGGCCATACCCGGTATGCGGGTTGGTGTCCGCGATGCTGATTCCCACATAGCCATCGACGGTGACGCGCTCATGACCGAGATATTTGACGTTGGGAGGGACGCCGCCTTTTTTGAATTGAGTCCTCGCGCTGTTGGCGTTATAGGGCATCGTCTTGCCGAGGTTGGCGGGCGCGTGACCCTTGGGAAAGCACCCGGTGCGGCCGGTCGTCCATCCCTTCCTGGTGCAGAGGCTCTTGAAATTGTCGTAGGACACGTCGGGGCGGCTGAATGTGCGGCAGAACAGGGCATGCGCGGCTCTGCGTGGCAAGGAGCCATGCCTCTTGATCCAGGCGAGCTCCTTGGGCGAATAGGGAATCGCGCGTCCTTTTCCGCTCATTTCTTGGGCCCCTCGATGACCTTCGTCGATCCGCCCATCATCGGCAGCAGGTGCTGGAATGCGTCTTTCCCACCGTATTCCGCGACCAGCGCCGCGCCGCGCAACACCATGTTGGCATTGCTGATGATCTGCTCGCTCACCTTCACGAGGGCATCGGTGCGAGTGACTTCCTTCGCGATGGCCTCAGCGGTCAATTCTTCGTCATTCAACCGTTCGAGTTGCGCGAAGAGATGATCGCTCAGGTCGGTCAGTTTGTTCTTCATCACGCCGCCTTTCTCCGCGCCGTGGCCTTCTTCGCCTTCTTCGGTGCAGACGTCTGCGCGTTCTGGTCTTTCTCCGGCTTGGCCAGGAACGTCTTCGGATCCAAGCCGCACGCCTTCATCGTTTTCGCGCCATAGTCTTCCCCGTGTTCGATCTTTCTCGAAAAATACAGCCATCCGAGATGGCGCAACAGCTCCTCGGCCGTGGTCCCCGGCGGGACCATCTGCTGGAGCGCCTTCGAGCACCCATATCCGCGCACCTGCTCGATCAACGCCGAGGCCAGCACGCTGCCCGCCTTCACCGGCAGCTTCTTCACCTGTGCCGCCAGCGCCGTGCGCATGGCCGGCACCGCCGCATCCCACCGTTCACGCGCTTTCCGCTCGCGTTCCTGCTGTTGTTGCCAGGTGTCCGCTTTGGGCTTCTCCGCCTTCTTCGACGGCGCCGCGCCACCGGCCTTCTCCTTCTCGCGTTTCTGTTTGGCCCGGATCTCGGCGCCCCAATGGACCTCGCAGCGCTCCTTGTTCGTGCAGACGAGAAAGGCCTCGCCCTGCCCCGCGCCGGTCGCCACCACGCCCATCACCGAGCGGTCGCAAGTCTTCGAGCCCTCTTTCCCGTCCGCCCGCCTCCAGGCCCGTTCGCCGTAGACCTTGTCCTTCGAGACTCGCCGGACATCCTCATCCGCCAGGTAGTCGTGGGTGATCTCGATGATCTTCGTCTTCGCCTGTGCCGCCTCCTGGATCTTCGAGACTGTGTCGGGGAAGAGAAACCCGTCCGCCTCTTGCGCGTTGAAACGGATATGCCGCTTGATATAGTCAGCCAGCTCCCGCACCGAAACGGCCTTGATCGGTGGATTCCCCTCACCCTCCGCGTGCTCGTCATAGAGCAGCTGCTCGATCCGGAAGAGCCCGCCGTTCCGATAGTCGTTTGGCAGATCGCCGATCACCTTGGCCTGGTCCGTGAGCGGCAGCCGAGCGAGCAAAATGGCATGGCCCGCCTCGATCTTGCCTTCCCAGAACAGGGCCCGCGCGGCCTTGGACAGCGCCAGCAACTTCACGCGATCGTAGATATATTTCACCGACTTCCCGACCCGCTCCGCGATCTTCGCCGGGTCCATTTTGTAGGGCGCCGCCATCAGCGCCTCATAGCCCTTCGCTTCATCGAGCGGATGCACGTCCTCACGCTGGAGATTCTCGATCGTGAGGACCTCCATGAACTGCTGATCCGTCATGGTCCGCACGATGCAAGGCAAATGCGTCAGCCCCGCCAGCTTCGAGGCACGGTAGCGGCGATGGCCCGCCGCCAACTCAAAACCATGTGCTTTCGGCCGCACCGTCGCCGGGGTAATCACGCCGACCTTGCGGATGCTCTCGGCCAGCTGCTCCAGCGCGGGCCCATCGAAATGCCGACGCGGGTTGTGCGTCGATTCGTGCACGTCGGCAAGGGGAATCAATTTGTATTCGCTGGTCGTCGTCATGATGGAATGCCTCCGAAGCTGGATTGAAACTCGTCACGCCCTCACCGCATCTGCATCAGCCAATAGTTCAGCTGCAGCACCGCAAACCAATACCCCACATTCCGCCAGTGCCCCTGCCACGCATAGGCCACGCCCGCCGCGACGTTCAGGGCCATCGAGATGCCCAGCACATAGTCGCCAACTCTCACGGTCTAGGCCATCACCGGCATGCCGAGGTTTTTGGATTCGAGCCAGGTCTTGATGGCCAACACCGCGTCGAGCTTCCACTTGCCGCCGTCCGCCTCAAAGAGCGCACAGTCAGGCACCGCGCCATCTCTGGATTTCAAGCGAAAGATGAAATCCGAGGCCGGTTGCTCAATCTCACGGAACGTGCGGTAGGGCTGGAGGCACACGCGCCCTTTGACTGTCACCGTTTCTTTGAGGGAGATGCCCTGCTTCACGGTCGTGCGCTGCGAGATCCCGTCGTCCTCCGCCATCACGACCGTCGAGACCTCCAGATTGCTGCACAGCTTCACCACGCCCTGCTGGTCAGGGCTTTGCACGAATTGAGAATGCAGCCCAATGACGAACTCCTCGCGATTCAGAAACCGCCCAAACGGGAACGGCTGCCCATCGTCGAGCTTGACGGAGGCCAGTCGCACGCGGCGGCCATAGGCATCGGTTGCGCGATGCAGGAGCGAGACATCGGCGTGACTCCCGACATGCAACACCCAGTCGTCCGCCTTCAGCGCGTCCAGGTGACACTGAATGAGATCCACTAGCCCGGTCAGCGTGAGCAGGGAGACGCCAGCCAGACACGGCGGCGCGACGACATGCAGCGCGCGATCCGTATAATCCAATGTGCCGATCGTCACCAGATTGACCTCTGCGAGACTGAGTATTTTTTCCACGAACTCTTTCAACATCGGACCCTCCTTCGGCACGGTAAAAGATGGCGGCCGCTATTTCACAATCGAGATCGATTTCCCGTCCGCATCGGCCCCGCCGAACATCGACACCTGCCGATGGTCGAGCGCATAGGCCTGCAGCTGGCCACTGTGCCGCGACAAGAACACGGGACTCGTCGCCACCTTCACCGGCTGCAGCACCGGCCGACAACTGAAGGAGACAATCGCCCCCGAGCGATCGTCCAATGGTTTGAACGTGAACTTCAGCGTGAGCCCGCGGGGCTTGCCCGGCTCCGTATTCGGGTCCGAGATATTCGCCAGCACCTCCGCCAGCTCCCGCGCAAACACTTCCGGCACCCCGCCATTGCAAATCGTCGCGATCGTAATGACATTCGACTCAGACTCAGACATGCGAGACTCCTCCCTTCGTGACATTTTTGGTTGCGGGGGCTGGACTCGAACCAGCGACCTCCTGGTTATGAGCCAGGCAAGCTACCCCTGCTCCACCCCGCACCGCGCACAGCATTCGACTCTCGCCGCACTAGCGGCCCTCTTTACCAGGCACGCCAGGCAAGTATGGATCGCATAGGTCGGAGAGATGCGCCTCTGACGTGCAGACGTCCGTGCCAATCTGGACGAGCAGCCATCCACCCAGGAGAATCAACGTGATCCCCACCGCGAGGAAGAGCAGAAATGCAC from Nitrospirota bacterium includes:
- a CDS encoding HNH endonuclease signature motif containing protein — its product is MSGKGRAIPYSPKELAWIKRHGSLPRRAAHALFCRTFSRPDVSYDNFKSLCTRKGWTTGRTGCFPKGHAPANLGKTMPYNANSARTQFKKGGVPPNVKYLGHERVTVDGYVGISIADTNPHTGYGRRYVLKHRHLWEQQHGPVPDGHVLKSLDGNRLNTDPSNWNPIPRSLLPFLNGHRGPNYDQASPEVKPVILTLAKLKGARFSKTNVARGGSR
- a CDS encoding phage Gp37/Gp68 family protein; protein product: MSTATSIEWTDKTWNPVRGCSMVSAGCTNCYAMKQAHRFSGPDQAYDGLTELGPQGARWTGEIRLVPDALLQPLHWRNPRKIFVNSMSDLFHRDVPHEFLVKVFAVMALTPQHTYQILTKRPNRMQDWLSLNTLGQAVRGESWSMLGKMPTFDHQKVTTRPWPLPNVHLGVSVEDQATADERIPILLETPAAVRFVSAEPLLGPVDLTRIDGAVLDPEAKGIHLDALTGGCRPETPWHLNWVVVGGESGPRARPCNVTWIRSIKDQCQASGVPVFVKQLGARPCVVEGSRTAKEWYANNATAIMDDCGWIHTKDKKGGDMAEWPADLRVREFPMVPA
- a CDS encoding helix-turn-helix domain-containing protein is translated as MSVEAMTWAFTVDLPPCPKSVLVALANRSDEDGYCWPGIGDLERRTGWKTRAIQVALRRLVEEQLISVSPRFKASLRQDSNLYRLNVGAERPTTACGEGAADAPIGVHQVRGEGAPHAPGRVHQVRGEGAPHAPKSSSEQSDEQSIEQRAVVKAVPAIGKQSAVVVQALFDEFWRIYPHRNGKKLEREATRVLFFKLSSGDQLLAITAAGHYAASLSQQGCLTSIRIDGWRQLELWGPSSGLGSLPGSVDAVMVRVHSQGPLQVRLL
- a CDS encoding ParB/RepB/Spo0J family partition protein, with the translated sequence MTTTSEYKLIPLADVHESTHNPRRHFDGPALEQLAESIRKVGVITPATVRPKAHGFELAAGHRRYRASKLAGLTHLPCIVRTMTDQQFMEVLTIENLQREDVHPLDEAKGYEALMAAPYKMDPAKIAERVGKSVKYIYDRVKLLALSKAARALFWEGKIEAGHAILLARLPLTDQAKVIGDLPNDYRNGGLFRIEQLLYDEHAEGEGNPPIKAVSVRELADYIKRHIRFNAQEADGFLFPDTVSKIQEAAQAKTKIIEITHDYLADEDVRRVSKDKVYGERAWRRADGKEGSKTCDRSVMGVVATGAGQGEAFLVCTNKERCEVHWGAEIRAKQKREKEKAGGAAPSKKAEKPKADTWQQQQERERKARERWDAAVPAMRTALAAQVKKLPVKAGSVLASALIEQVRGYGCSKALQQMVPPGTTAEELLRHLGWLYFSRKIEHGEDYGAKTMKACGLDPKTFLAKPEKDQNAQTSAPKKAKKATARRKAA